The genomic stretch GGTCGGCGAGGGTGTCCCCGGCGTGCAGGTCCGGGAGTTTCGTCAGCACGCCGATGCTTCCGGCGGGCAGTTCGGGCACCTCGGTGAGGTCCTTGCCGTTCGGGACGTACAGGTGCATGGGGCGCACGTCCAGGTCCTGCGAGGTGTTGCGCAGCGTGTCGCCGGGGCGCAGAGTGCCGCTCCACACGCGGACGTACGCGACCTTCCCCACGAACGGGTCGATGGACACCCGCCACACCCGCGCGCTCAGGGGGGCGTCCGGGGTGGGCTCGCGGGTCTGGCCGTCCACGCCGGTCAGCGGGCCGCGTTCACGGGCGCTGCGCAGGCCCCGCACCATCAGGTGCAGCAGCGCGTCCAGGCCCACGCCGGTCACGGCACTGACGGGCAGCACCGGGTAGAGGGTGCCCGCGTGAACGGCCCGCAGGTACGCCGCCTCCAGCTCGTCGTCCCCGATGGGTTCGCCCTCCAGGTAGCGGCCCATCAGGTCGTCGTCCGTCTCCACGATGGCGTCGAGCAGTGCGTCCCGCGCCTCGCGCAGCGCGCCGGTCAGGGTGGGGGGCAGCTCCTGCGGGGGGCTCACCTCGCCGGTCAGGACGTTCACCACGCCCCGGAAGTCTGGCCCCTCCCCCACCGGCAGGAACGTCGCCGCGACCGGCCCCTTCAGGCTGGCCCGCACGTCGGCGAGCACCGTGAAGAAATCCGCCCGGTCCCGGTCCATGCGGTTGACGACCACCACGCGCGGCATGCCGAAACGGTCGGCGGTCGCCCAGGCCCGCTCGGTGCCGACCTCCACGCCGCCCACCGCGCTGACGAGCACGAGCACGCTGTCTGCCGCGCGGATGCCGCCGCGGATCTCCCGCACGAAATCCGCGAAGCCCGGCGTGTCCAGCACCGTCACGTCCGTGCCCTCGTGGGTCAGGCGCAGCACCCCGGTCTGGATCGAGAAGCCGTGCGCCTTCTCCGCGTCCGTGTGGTCGCTGCGGGTCGTGCCGTCCTCCACGCGGCCCATGCGCGAAATGACCCCGCTGCGGTGCAGCAGGGCCTCGGCCAGCGTCGTCTTTCCGGTGCCGCTGTGCGCGGCCAGACTCACGATGCGGTGAGGCACGAAAGATCACCATTCCTTTCCCGGAGACCCCCGGGACGGGCAGCAGCGACCGGCGAACGCACGCGGGCAACAGGGATTGTGGTGCGGCCAGTGTACACCCGGTCAGCGGGCCACCCCCGGCCTCCCCTGCCGCGCCGCCGGGTATCCTGCGCCCCATGAGTGAGGGTTCCGCTGAGGCGCAGGGTGACGTGCTGGTCACGCCGGACGGGTCGCGCACCGCCCTGAACGCCCGGTTCGGCGAGGCGTACGGGTCGCGGCACGGCGCGGCGTCGCAGGCGCGGCATGTGTTCGTGGAGGGCACCGGCACGCACGAGCACCCCGCCCCGCGCGTGCTGGAGGTGGGCTTCGGAGTGGGCGTGAACGCCCGCGCGACCCTGGCCCGCTGCGCGGCGCGCGGCGTGCCGCTGGTGTACCACGCGTTCGAGTTCGACCCGGCCCCCCGCGCCCTGCTGCGGGACGTGGCACGGGGCGGGGAGGCCGAGGCTCACCCCGCGTGGCGGGCGCTGCTGGACGCGTGGCCCGAATCGGGCGGCGGCAGCGGTGAGATCGAGGTCACGGCGGGCGGCGCGACCCTGCGCGTCACGTTCGCTGACGTCCTGACCGCCGACCTGCCCGGCGGCTGGGCGACCGCGCTGTACCTGGACGGCTTCTCGCCGAGCCGCAATCCAGACGTGTGGACGCCGGAATTCACCGCGCGGCTGGCCCACACCCTCGCGCCGGGGGGCGTGCTGGGCACGTACAGCGCCGCCGGGCACGTGCGCCGCTCGCTGGAGGCCGCCGGGCTGCGCGTGGACCGCCGCCCCGGCGCGCCCGGCAAACGCGAGTGCCTGCGCGCGATCCGGGAAATGGGCAGTGGGCAGTGGGCAGTGGAGGAAGGCACGCCTTGAACGTCATCGTGATCGGGGCGGGCATCGCCGGGGCGTCGGTCGCCTATTTCCTGGGCCGGGCGGGCGCGCAGGTCACGGTCGTGGATGCGGGCGCGCACCGCGCGAGCGACGTGCCCAGCGCCCTGATCAACCCGGTGCGCGG from Deinococcus soli (ex Cha et al. 2016) encodes the following:
- a CDS encoding elongation factor G; the protein is MPHRIVSLAAHSGTGKTTLAEALLHRSGVISRMGRVEDGTTRSDHTDAEKAHGFSIQTGVLRLTHEGTDVTVLDTPGFADFVREIRGGIRAADSVLVLVSAVGGVEVGTERAWATADRFGMPRVVVVNRMDRDRADFFTVLADVRASLKGPVAATFLPVGEGPDFRGVVNVLTGEVSPPQELPPTLTGALREARDALLDAIVETDDDLMGRYLEGEPIGDDELEAAYLRAVHAGTLYPVLPVSAVTGVGLDALLHLMVRGLRSARERGPLTGVDGQTREPTPDAPLSARVWRVSIDPFVGKVAYVRVWSGTLRPGDTLRNTSQDLDVRPMHLYVPNGKDLTEVPELPAGSIGVLTKLPDLHAGDTLADPARPITYDPLWLPDPVHTVAIHPATRQDEDKLGAALAKLREEDPTLHYAREPQTGEQLLSGMGDMHLGIAVEKLAAQGVTVTTTPPRIPYRETIHAPAEAQGKHKKQSGGHGQYGDCRIRIEPGPGFAFRSAVVGGAIPSKYIPSIEKGVQDAMQRGALAGYPMQDVHVTVLDGSYHDVDSSDIAFRTAGSLALKNAVTGARPGLLEPIMQLRVRAPASFTGDLISDLQTRRARVQGMDPEGTVIVVTALVPQAELQTYSADLRSLTGDRGAFSLKPHGYQPVPEPLAKKIIEARQGELAGA
- the mnmD gene encoding tRNA (5-methylaminomethyl-2-thiouridine)(34)-methyltransferase MnmD gives rise to the protein MSEGSAEAQGDVLVTPDGSRTALNARFGEAYGSRHGAASQARHVFVEGTGTHEHPAPRVLEVGFGVGVNARATLARCAARGVPLVYHAFEFDPAPRALLRDVARGGEAEAHPAWRALLDAWPESGGGSGEIEVTAGGATLRVTFADVLTADLPGGWATALYLDGFSPSRNPDVWTPEFTARLAHTLAPGGVLGTYSAAGHVRRSLEAAGLRVDRRPGAPGKRECLRAIREMGSGQWAVEEGTP